The stretch of DNA CTCAAAAGAGAGTTAGGaaaactctaaggaggaggcaagaaggcgaaggaactccaaggccaataagaccatctccaatggtgtagcacctattaggtactaccattggagcaatacctattttagtacctaataggtactagttctacaataagcATTAGTACTTATTTTGTTTTCGTGGGTcctatttataatgatgtatagttattggtgagaTATGTTATTGGTAGGGcctatttagaactttttaagagatgttgggtttgagggattgagtacttattaggtattattattaaaatattgtaaatgagtgatgtgtacacgtggGGCCCagttaagtaataaaaaatgAGTATCTCCATCGTGGATGCTCTAAGGTTCCTTTcttttctgtctttgtaatttatttttcctaggttaagTGGAGTCGTTGAACTCCATTagtgatgacagtcaattatatgatggtTTTAGTAGTAATATttggtagttttaatagcaatcgaagcccaaaagcaagcaaatacctggaaaagtgaagttaacttggcccagaagcaagaaaagtggaaaaatcAGCAAAAACtggcaaaaatgtaataaagaagcgcaaccatcgtacccacgatgaatctcagcgtggcgcgatgagaaggcagttaaattgaagaaaatctgcaacaaatctattccatcgtaccacgatggcttgtcatcgtggcacgatgggtgcgatggacgcgcagaaTACCAAGGTTGCAAATCTCCTCCAAGAAAGGCGATGTTCTATTTACCCATAATACCAAGGTTGCAAAGGTTGTATGCATCGATGCAAACTGCCAGTAAAATGACATGGCATCGTGAAAACTatgaaaggagaaaaatgtcaggtgagttgcgacatccttctgatggaatggcttggaagcattttgatcaagtttatCCCGACTTTGCTTCGGAGCCACGGAATGTCCGACTTGGGTTATGCTCAGATGGATTTACACCATATACTCAAGTATCAGCCACTCCATATTCATGTTGGCCTGTTCTGATTACCCCGTACAATCTTCCTCCTGATATGTGCATGTCAAACCCTTACATGTTTTTAGCCGCTGTAATACCAGGCCCATCTAGTCCAACTGTTGGTATTGATATCTATTTACAAcctttgattgatgatttgaagaGATTGTGGAACGGTGTTGCGACGTATGATATCAACCAAAAACGAAATTTCAATATGAGAGGAGCTTTGATGTGGACCATTAATGATTTTCCTGCATATGGGATGTTGTCTGGATGGGGGACACATGGTAAACTAGGATGTCCTATTTGCATGATGGACACCAAAGCGTTTTGGTTACACAACGGTGGGAAGGCTACTTGGTTTGACTGTCATCGTCGGTTCTTGCCTACTGATCATCCgtttagaagaaataaaaatgcttTTGTTCATGGTGAGACCGAGACTCGTGATCCACCAGATTATTTGACATCCCGACAAGTCTGGAACAAAGTGAAAGATATTCCAAAGGTTGAGGTTGTAGGTGGTGTTGCCTCTAAACCGCGTGGTTATGGACAAACACACAACTGGACAAAAAGAAGTATCTTTTGGGATTTGCCGTATTGGAAAGACAACCTTTTacgtcacaaccttgatgttatgcatattgagaaaaatgtgtttgaaaatatatttaacactgTCATGAATGTCAAAGGAAAAACGAAAGATAATGACAACGCGAGGAGAGACATAGGGTTGTATTGCAAACGTAACGAACTGTTGTTGGTGGAGACATCTAACGGCAAACTTCTTAAACCTCGTGCAAACTATACTTTATCTCCTGACGAAGCAAAATCTGTTTGTCGATGGGTAAAAGAAGTGAAGATGCGCTGATGTTGAATAGCATGGTCAATTTGAATCAGCTGCCGGAGTACCGAGAGGGTGATCCAATACTGAGTATGAGCATAGAGGATATGAGTCAAATGCTTAATGAACCAattcatttacaattttttgatcctgttgggcaaacaagtggaagcagtagtggcggaagcggtagaaataatcaacaaactgcTTTCACCGAATACCATCGACAGAGATCATCAAATCCATATCAACAAGACTTCATAATCCCACATGACAACCCCAATCAACCCCAAGACAACTTCTTCCCGAATCAAGCCAGCTTTGATCCCAATCAAGCCCCAATTAACTTCGTTCATAGGCCTGTGGCACGACCTCCGCGAACGTCACTCCCCGGAGTCGTAATAAATGAGGGAGGTAGAGGCCGAGGCCGAGGAAGGTCGCGTCAGCCAACATACAGTGGCAAGGGGAAGCGACCACTATATCAGCCGCCTGACCAACCttgatgtgtaattttaataatctGTTGTTGATTTAATTATCTGTATAACATAACGACAATTTAtattatgtttaattgttttctttttgtaatgacaatattatcattatgtttaattatgcttatgttaagtatttttattatgctttttattaaattttaatatttttttgtaaaaataaaattatatttaatattttttaattatttattatgcagtatatttttttaaaaaactaaattattaaaactagaattttttttaaaaaaattaataatttaattatttaaaaatcaatattaatattgatttttaaataattaaattattaattttttttttaatacgtTAACATTACTGACGGCTGCAGGCCGTCACAAATGTAAAAGCAATACTGACGGCTGCAGGCCGTCACAAATGAGTAAGTCTTTTGATTGTGACCGTTGGGCATTattgacggctccaggccgtcagtaacgttattgacggtcctgggccgtcagtaaacATTACTGGCGAGCTAATTGCAGAGGGCccaaggccgtcagtaatgcatgcattttagacgaaatttgtgcattactgagggcttttggccgccagtaaatgcatgttttcttgtagtgagtgTAATCGATACTCAAAGCCTAAGGTTAGAGCTAATTACACTTTTTCTCAATCATAAGTAGTGAGAAGTAGGTAGGACAAATAGCTTAGGGTCATGTTAATACGTCACCATAAAAAATTCATGCTTTAATCACAGTCTATTAGCCACGGTTAGTTGGTTATGATAATTGTTGCTAATATAAtactattttctattttcttaatcTATCATCTTTCAAGAAACAAAATGTGCCTTTTTCTATTTTCAACATACTTATTTAACATATAAAAGACAACCTTACACACAAATACATGCGAAATGAAGTGGTTTGATCTCTCTACTACaaatatacttccttcctccTACCATACTATAACTCTTTGACCATTAACCACACTAACATTTGCTAATTAGAAAAAACACCCAAATTACAACAATAAAATTTAGACATACATATGTTACATATACCCAATACCTAGTACACTACTTATTATATAGTCATCATAAATACATATATTGTACGTTCAAATCAAAAGTTAGTGGAATATTCTCCCTTGCAATCTTTGGACTTTGGAGTACTAATTGCtaatattttaccttttttgatgaaaaaagccCAAATAATAAGACGTAGTGTGAGGAGCAAAGCCAAGAATGTCATCAATCCAATCCAAGCATGAGTACActttttttgaaaattcttaGCTGGATCCCAAACAGGATCTGGGGTAACCAATTGTACTGCCTTTATGTAAGTAATAACAAGACTTGTGAGTGTGAAACACATTCCCATTGATAAAACCCACATAGGAAACCTATGATCCAAACGAATTCCACTCACAAGCAAGAGTAAAACACTTAGGGATGCAATAAAACATACTGTGTTCCAACGAAGGAATTCCTCGTATTCATCGGAATATATGACAGCTAAGACAGCGTTACCCGGACATAGTTTCAATATATTGTTTTCACGAGTACATGCTATATCATCTGGGTTCTTACCTTTGTCATCTTTAACCGGTCTAACACCACCGGGTGGATTTAAAGCCGTTTGAAATGTCATTGTTGCGATGATTGTTGCTACTAAACTTAAGTTCCCTTTCATGTCCTTTAACcatttatctttgtttttgtgTGTCATCCAATTCACTACTTGTTCTAATAATACCTTTTTCCAACCTTGCTTTGGTTCCACATTCGTTGAGATTTCGGTTGAATTACCACCTTGATTTCCCGTTTCATTGTTCATTGTCTTTTCTTCAAATAAGCATGAAATATAAAAGTTTTCATGAGTCATAACTTGTTTAATAGTAGCATAACCCGTTATTACAAAACTCAATTTGTAAGGGTATAtcacttataaattatatatatatattttttgattaaattttatatttttttatgtaagacttctgtttggcaaaaattaaacataacattttttgggttttataacaaacatgttgcgtaaaaaaaacattttttaggttttataacaaacaaaattatttaacattttttaggtttttataacaaatatagGTACATACAGGTAATAACAAGCAATTTCCTTATACTgagtaacatatatataaaaggaTAAATCAAAAGTAATGATACAGTAATactagtataaaaataaaatggtgaTAATATAGGAGTACTTACAACAACGTTTCAGGAATAAACATAGGGACAagcgtaaaaaaataatacggtataaaggataaaaatgtatttaagataaaattataaaggtaaaattggaagcaaaaatgataagctataaactataagttCAGAAAGCTACTTAAAATAGCTTCtggaaaataagctataagtcagtaaaataaactataagctctttctgaaaagaCTGTTACCAAAAAACTCTTTTAGCTTGTCAAACAGACCTTAGGTGTTTTTCCCAATACTACAACAAGATTatatttatgaaataaaaataaaagagagttCATAATACAAATGGGTATCAGACATACACAACTAGATATCCATCATCTAAATAAAAGgcaatgaaaaaattaaataaggcAGTGAAAGACCATCACACCAAAAACTAcaccacaaaaacaaaagaacgccCCCTACACCTCAACTTTGAGAATATCATAATTCTATCGAAGAGAAGAAAATGATCAACCAGCAAGGCACACAGACATCGAAGGGCCTCAACCCAACCTGAGACATCGATACCTAGGGTGTATCCTCCACTCATAGAAGAAAACAAGGGTGTCAGAATATTTAcctaaaaactatttttaaaatgaaagtTTCACTCTATCCACCAAATATTGGATAtaaaagattttgaattttgaatataattttatgttttatggtaagtattaacttttttttttatgataagtattttttttcatcatcagtttaatctggttcgagagGTCGtttctggcatcaagtgattccagcCCCCTCCTGATGCAGTTGTGGAGGATCGAACTGCGgttcttcctaccaagttcagcgccaatcaccactaaccaactaacgattggttatgATAAGTATTCTTGAAAACCGTAATATAAAAATGCACAAGTTAAGGTTATtgcaaacataaataaaaacataaagtaAATCATGTTTACAATTACTTAATTACCTCCATTGATTACCacaagaaatagagaaaatataattaatagaGTTGCAATTTGAACCATATTTTTCATTTGAGCCATATTTTTAATACTTTGCatatgtaataaataaaaacttgttTAAACAATTTATAAGCATAAATTTCTTTCTTTGAGAAAACttgttttgagtttttttgttgAAGCAAATTGATTAAAAACTACAAAGTTAATTACCAGAACAATATGAATATCTTGAATACGTACCTTACTAACTCAAAGTGCTATTTGTGTTTTGCGGAGGTGGAGTGTGCTTTTGAAGCCAAGTGAATGAAGTGAAGCagatatatatacacacaataTTCTTTTCATtctattatt from Trifolium pratense cultivar HEN17-A07 linkage group LG5, ARS_RC_1.1, whole genome shotgun sequence encodes:
- the LOC123884851 gene encoding uncharacterized protein LOC123884851, with protein sequence MNNETGNQGGNSTEISTNVEPKQGWKKVLLEQVVNWMTHKNKDKWLKDMKGNLSLVATIIATMTFQTALNPPGGVRPVKDDKGKNPDDIACTRENNILKLCPGNAVLAVIYSDEYEEFLRWNTVCFIASLSVLLLLVSGIRLDHRFPMWVLSMGMCFTLTSLVITYIKAVQLVTPDPVWDPAKNFQKKCTHAWIGLMTFLALLLTLRLIIWAFFIKKGKILAISTPKSKDCKGEYSTNF